One genomic segment of Nitrosopumilus sp. b3 includes these proteins:
- a CDS encoding transcription factor S — translation MKFCPKCEVKLKKGTSGLECSKCGYIEGQKVKETKKIVEEEKEDFSLLAFEGDEGEDIHPTIKLECEKCGHDEAVWWMFQTRSADEPTTRFYRCQKCKYTWRDYT, via the coding sequence TTGAAATTTTGCCCCAAATGTGAGGTCAAATTAAAGAAGGGTACTTCTGGTCTTGAATGCTCAAAATGTGGCTACATAGAAGGACAAAAAGTAAAAGAGACAAAAAAAATTGTTGAAGAAGAAAAAGAAGATTTTTCACTTTTAGCTTTTGAAGGAGATGAAGGAGAAGATATTCATCCAACAATCAAATTAGAATGTGAAAAATGTGGTCATGATGAGGCAGTTTGGTGGATGTTTCAAACTAGAAGTGCAGATGAACCTACAACAAGATTTTATCGCTGCCAGAAATGTAAATACACCTGGCGAGATTACACATAA
- a CDS encoding RpoL/Rpb11 RNA polymerase subunit family protein, translated as MNAQVISSEPKEISLSITETDIGILYIIQHELLKGSNIDFAGVIVKHPLTNECWMRINSSTKPLGEIKKATDSAIKMAEEFKQLFNSKIKVN; from the coding sequence ATGAACGCACAAGTGATCAGTTCTGAACCAAAAGAAATCAGCCTTTCTATCACTGAGACTGATATAGGAATCTTATACATTATTCAACATGAACTCCTAAAAGGATCAAATATTGATTTTGCAGGAGTTATAGTAAAACATCCCCTTACCAATGAATGCTGGATGAGAATTAACTCCAGTACAAAACCTCTGGGAGAAATTAAAAAAGCAACAGATTCCGCAATAAAAATGGCAGAAGAGTTCAAGCAACTATTTAATTCTAAAATTAAGGTAAATTAG